The Trichomycterus rosablanca isolate fTriRos1 chromosome 15, fTriRos1.hap1, whole genome shotgun sequence genome contains a region encoding:
- the khsrp gene encoding far upstream element-binding protein 2 isoform X2 translates to MSDYNAVPSLGAGGAALGAGGMKKDAFADAVQRARQIAAKIGGEATGGAMSNNGGTEGFPFAQKRSLEDGDQPDSKRLAPQSDRDNATALSIGAQLAALSQQSGHPGTVTEDYGVPDSMVGLIIGRGGEQINKIQSESGCKVQISPDSGGLPERNVSLTGSSDSIQKAKMLLDDIISRGRGTPPSSFHESNGSGGGSGGHMQEIIIPAGKAGLVIGKGGETIKQLQERAGVKMILIQDPSQGPNMDKPLRIIGDPYKVQQACEMVQEILRERDQFGERNEYGSRMGGGGGGGGGGGGGGGGIEVPVPRHSVGVVIGRSGEMIKKIQSDAGVRIQFKADDGSGPDKIAHILGTPECCEHAASIIDDLLQSIRVREEGGGPPGPPGAGMPPGERGRGRGPGGWGGPPGGGGGEMTFSLPAHKCGLVIGRGGESVKAINQQTGAFVEISRQPPPNGDPNFKLFTIRGNPQQIEHAKQLIEDKIEGPLCPVGPGPGGPGPGGPMGPYNPNPYQPGPPGAPPHPGPPGAHQYPQGWGNTYQQWQPPAPGDPGKAAADHSAAWAAYYAQCYQQPGAPGQTPGAQPAAAAADQSQAAPGANQPDYTKAWEEYYKKMAQAGGGAEAPAAGGAAPSAPGAAGQTDYSAAWAEYYRQQAAYYGQNPGQNPAQPAPTQQGQQAQ, encoded by the exons ATGTCGGATTACAACGCGGTGCCGTCTCTCGGGGCCGGAGGTGCGGCGCTGGGAGCCGGAGGAATGAAGAAGGACGCGTTTGCGGACGCGGTGCAGCGAGCCCGGCAG ATCGCGGCCAAGATCGGCGGAGAAGCCACGGGCGGCGCCATGAGCAACAACGGCGGTACGGAAGGATTCCCGTTCGCGCAGAAGCGCTCGCTGGAGGACGGAG ATCAGCCGGACAGTAAGAGGTTGGCGCCGCAGAGTGACCGGGACAACGCCACGGCGCTGT CTATCGGCGCTCAGCTGGCTGCGCTCTCTCAGCAGAG TGGGCATCCCGGCACTGTAACGGAGGACTACGGAGTACCGGACAGCATGGTCGGCCTCA TCATTGGCCGAGGAGGTGAACAGATCAACAAGATCCAGTCCGAGTCGGGCTGTAAGGTCCAGATCTCCCCGG ACAGTGGAGGACTACCCGAGAGGAACGTGTCCCTGACCGGCTCGTCCGACTCCATTCA GAAGGCCAAGATGCTGCTGGACGACATCATCTCGCGGGGGCGGGGCACGCCGCCCTCCTCCTTCCACGAGTCCAACGGGAGCGGCGGTGGCAGCGGCGGCCACATGCAGGAGATCATCATTCCCGCCGGAAAGGCCGGACTCGTCATCGGCAAGGGCGGAGAAACCATCAAGCAGCTCCAG GAACGCGCTGGTGTGAAGATGATTCTCATCCAGGATCcgtctcaggggcccaacatggACAAACCGCTGCGCATCATCGGAGACCCTTACaaagtgcag CAAGCCTGTGAGATGGTGCAGGAGATCCTGAGGGAGCGAGATCAGTTCGGAGAGAGGAACGAGTACGGCTCGCGCATgggcggaggaggaggaggaggaggaggaggagggggaggaggcggcGGCATcgag GTGCCGGTCCCGCGTCACTCGGTGGGCGTGGTGATTGGCCGGAGCGGGGAGATGATCAAAAAGATCCAGAGCGACGCCGGGGTGAGGATACAGTTCAAAGCAG ACGACGGCTCCGGGCCGGACAAGATCGCGCACATCCTGGGTACCCCCGAATGCTGCGAGCACGCCGCCAGCATCATCGACGACCTCCTGCAGAGCATCCGCGTCCGAGAGGAGGGCGGG GGGCCTCCAGGTCCTCCGGGCGCGGGCATGCCTCCCGGCGAGCGAGGCAGGGGCCGAGGGCCCGGCGGCTGGGGCGGCCCCCCCGGGGGCGGCGGCGGCGAGATGACCTTCTCCCTCCCCGCCCACAAGTGCGGCCTGGTGATCGGGCGCGGCGGCGAGAGCGTCAAGGCCATCAACCAGCAGACGGGCGCCTTCGTGGAGATCTCGCGCCAGCCGCCGCCCAACGGCGACCCCAACTTCAAGCTCTTCACCATCCGGGGGAACCCGCAGCAGATCGAGCACGCCAAGCAGCTCATCGAGGACAAGATCGAG GGGCCTCTGTGTCCGGTAGGTCCAGGTCCGGGTGGGCCCGGTCCGGGGGGCCCGATGGGACCCTACAACCCCAATCCGTATCAGCCGGGACCCCCAGGAGCCCCGCCACA CCCCGGACCCCCAGGCGCCCACCAGTACCCCCAGGGCTGGGGAAACACCTACCAGCAGTGGCAGCCGCCTGCGCCCGGCGACCCCG GTAAAGCCGCGGCGGACCACAGCGCGGCCTGGGCGGCGTATTACGCGCAGTGCTACCAGCAGCCCGGGGCGCCCGGACAGACGCCCGGGGCCCAGCCGGCGGCCGCCGCCGCCGACCAGAGCCAGGCGGCTCCCGGCGCCAACCAGCCCGACTACACCAAGGCCTGGGAGGAGTACTACAAGAAAATGG cTCAGGCAGGTGGTGGCGCCGAAGCTCCGGCGGCGGGCGGCGCCGCTCCCTCGGCGCCCGGTGCGGCCGGACAGACGGACTACAGCGCCGCCTGGGCGGAGTACTACAGACAGCAGGCGGCGTATTACGGCCAGAACCCCGGCCAGAACCCGGCGCAGCCTGCACCCACACAGCAGGGCCAGCAG GCGCAGTGA
- the khsrp gene encoding far upstream element-binding protein 2 isoform X1, with translation MSDYNAVPSLGAGGAALGAGGMKKDAFADAVQRARQIAAKIGGEATGGAMSNNGGTEGFPFAQKRSLEDGDQPDSKRLAPQSDRDNATALSIGAQLAALSQQSGHPGTVTEDYGVPDSMVGLIIGRGGEQINKIQSESGCKVQISPDSGGLPERNVSLTGSSDSIQKAKMLLDDIISRGRGTPPSSFHESNGSGGGSGGHMQEIIIPAGKAGLVIGKGGETIKQLQERAGVKMILIQDPSQGPNMDKPLRIIGDPYKVQQACEMVQEILRERDQFGERNEYGSRMGGGGGGGGGGGGGGGGIEVCVPVPRHSVGVVIGRSGEMIKKIQSDAGVRIQFKADDGSGPDKIAHILGTPECCEHAASIIDDLLQSIRVREEGGGPPGPPGAGMPPGERGRGRGPGGWGGPPGGGGGEMTFSLPAHKCGLVIGRGGESVKAINQQTGAFVEISRQPPPNGDPNFKLFTIRGNPQQIEHAKQLIEDKIEGPLCPVGPGPGGPGPGGPMGPYNPNPYQPGPPGAPPHPGPPGAHQYPQGWGNTYQQWQPPAPGDPGKAAADHSAAWAAYYAQCYQQPGAPGQTPGAQPAAAAADQSQAAPGANQPDYTKAWEEYYKKMAQAGGGAEAPAAGGAAPSAPGAAGQTDYSAAWAEYYRQQAAYYGQNPGQNPAQPAPTQQGQQAQ, from the exons ATGTCGGATTACAACGCGGTGCCGTCTCTCGGGGCCGGAGGTGCGGCGCTGGGAGCCGGAGGAATGAAGAAGGACGCGTTTGCGGACGCGGTGCAGCGAGCCCGGCAG ATCGCGGCCAAGATCGGCGGAGAAGCCACGGGCGGCGCCATGAGCAACAACGGCGGTACGGAAGGATTCCCGTTCGCGCAGAAGCGCTCGCTGGAGGACGGAG ATCAGCCGGACAGTAAGAGGTTGGCGCCGCAGAGTGACCGGGACAACGCCACGGCGCTGT CTATCGGCGCTCAGCTGGCTGCGCTCTCTCAGCAGAG TGGGCATCCCGGCACTGTAACGGAGGACTACGGAGTACCGGACAGCATGGTCGGCCTCA TCATTGGCCGAGGAGGTGAACAGATCAACAAGATCCAGTCCGAGTCGGGCTGTAAGGTCCAGATCTCCCCGG ACAGTGGAGGACTACCCGAGAGGAACGTGTCCCTGACCGGCTCGTCCGACTCCATTCA GAAGGCCAAGATGCTGCTGGACGACATCATCTCGCGGGGGCGGGGCACGCCGCCCTCCTCCTTCCACGAGTCCAACGGGAGCGGCGGTGGCAGCGGCGGCCACATGCAGGAGATCATCATTCCCGCCGGAAAGGCCGGACTCGTCATCGGCAAGGGCGGAGAAACCATCAAGCAGCTCCAG GAACGCGCTGGTGTGAAGATGATTCTCATCCAGGATCcgtctcaggggcccaacatggACAAACCGCTGCGCATCATCGGAGACCCTTACaaagtgcag CAAGCCTGTGAGATGGTGCAGGAGATCCTGAGGGAGCGAGATCAGTTCGGAGAGAGGAACGAGTACGGCTCGCGCATgggcggaggaggaggaggaggaggaggaggagggggaggaggcggcGGCATcgaggtgtgt GTGCCGGTCCCGCGTCACTCGGTGGGCGTGGTGATTGGCCGGAGCGGGGAGATGATCAAAAAGATCCAGAGCGACGCCGGGGTGAGGATACAGTTCAAAGCAG ACGACGGCTCCGGGCCGGACAAGATCGCGCACATCCTGGGTACCCCCGAATGCTGCGAGCACGCCGCCAGCATCATCGACGACCTCCTGCAGAGCATCCGCGTCCGAGAGGAGGGCGGG GGGCCTCCAGGTCCTCCGGGCGCGGGCATGCCTCCCGGCGAGCGAGGCAGGGGCCGAGGGCCCGGCGGCTGGGGCGGCCCCCCCGGGGGCGGCGGCGGCGAGATGACCTTCTCCCTCCCCGCCCACAAGTGCGGCCTGGTGATCGGGCGCGGCGGCGAGAGCGTCAAGGCCATCAACCAGCAGACGGGCGCCTTCGTGGAGATCTCGCGCCAGCCGCCGCCCAACGGCGACCCCAACTTCAAGCTCTTCACCATCCGGGGGAACCCGCAGCAGATCGAGCACGCCAAGCAGCTCATCGAGGACAAGATCGAG GGGCCTCTGTGTCCGGTAGGTCCAGGTCCGGGTGGGCCCGGTCCGGGGGGCCCGATGGGACCCTACAACCCCAATCCGTATCAGCCGGGACCCCCAGGAGCCCCGCCACA CCCCGGACCCCCAGGCGCCCACCAGTACCCCCAGGGCTGGGGAAACACCTACCAGCAGTGGCAGCCGCCTGCGCCCGGCGACCCCG GTAAAGCCGCGGCGGACCACAGCGCGGCCTGGGCGGCGTATTACGCGCAGTGCTACCAGCAGCCCGGGGCGCCCGGACAGACGCCCGGGGCCCAGCCGGCGGCCGCCGCCGCCGACCAGAGCCAGGCGGCTCCCGGCGCCAACCAGCCCGACTACACCAAGGCCTGGGAGGAGTACTACAAGAAAATGG cTCAGGCAGGTGGTGGCGCCGAAGCTCCGGCGGCGGGCGGCGCCGCTCCCTCGGCGCCCGGTGCGGCCGGACAGACGGACTACAGCGCCGCCTGGGCGGAGTACTACAGACAGCAGGCGGCGTATTACGGCCAGAACCCCGGCCAGAACCCGGCGCAGCCTGCACCCACACAGCAGGGCCAGCAG GCGCAGTGA